A single window of Salmo salar chromosome ssa21, Ssal_v3.1, whole genome shotgun sequence DNA harbors:
- the mstnb gene encoding growth/differentiation factor 8 precursor (The RefSeq protein has 1 substitution compared to this genomic sequence) yields MHLTQVLIYLSFMVAFGPVGLGDQTAHHQPPATDDGEQCPTCEVRQQIKNMRLHAIKSQILSKLRLKQAPNISRDVVKQLLPKAPPLQQLLDQYDVLGDDNKDGVMEEDDEHAITETIMTMATEPQSIVQVDRKPKCCLFSFSSKIQVNRIVHAQLWVHLLPADEVTTVFLQISRLMPVTDGGRHIGIRSLKIDVNAGVSSWQSIDVKQVLSVWLRQPETNWGIEINAFDSKGNDLAVTSAEAGEGLQPFMEVTISEGPKRSRRDSGLDCDENSPESRCCRYPLTVDFEDFGWDWIIAPKRYKANYCSGECEYMHLQKYPHTHLVNKANPRGTAGPCCTPTKMSPVNMLYFNRKEQIIYGKIPSMVVDRCGCS; encoded by the exons ATGCATCTGACGCAGGTTCTGATATATCTCAGTTTCATGGTTGCTTTCGGTCCAGTGGGTCTTGGTGATCAAACCGCGCACCACCAGCCCCCTGCCACGGATGACGGCGAGCAGTGCCCAACATGCGAGGTCCGACAGCAGATCAAAAACATGAGATTACACGCCATCAAGTCCCAAATTCTTAGCAAACTGCGACTCAAGCAAGCTCCCAATATCAGCCGAGATGTTGTCAAGCAGCTCCTGCCTAAGGCACCACCTTTGCAGCAACTTCTTGACCAGTACGATGTTCTTGGAGATGACAATAAGGATGGAGTTATGGAAGAAGATGATGAACATGCCATCACAGAAACAATCATGACAATGGCCACTGAAC CCCAATCCATCGTCCAAGTCGATCGGAAACCCAAGTGTTGCTTATTCTCCTTCAGTTCGAAGATTCAGGTGAACCGCATAGTTCATGCGCAGTTATGGGTGCACCTTTTGCCAGCTGACGAAGTCACCACCGTGTTCCTGCAAATCTCCCGCCTGATGCCTGTCACGGACGGGGGCAGGCACATAGGTATCCGGTCTCTAAAGATCGACGTGAATGCAGGAGTCAGCTCTTGGCAAAGTATCGACGTGAAACAAGTGCTGTCGGTGTGGCTGCGGCAGCCGGAGACGAATTGGGGGATCGAGATTAATGCGTTCGACTCGAAGGGAAATGATCTGGCCGTTACCTCAGCAGAAGCGGGAGAAGGACTG CAACCCTTCATGGAGGTGACGATTTCAGAGGGCCCGAAGCGCTCCAGGAGAGACTCGGGCCTGGACTGTGACGAGAACTCCCCCGAGTCCCGCTGTTGCCGCTACCCCCTCACGGTAGACTTTGAAGACTTTGGCTGGGACTGGATTATTGCCCCCAAGCGCTACAAGGCCAACTACTGCTCTGGTGAGTGTGAGTACATGCACCTGCAGAAGTACCCCCACACCCACCTGGTGAACAAGGCTAACCCTCGCGGCACCGCAGGGCCCTGCTGCACCCCCACCAAGATGTCCCCCATCAACATGCTCTACTTCAACCGCAAAGAGCAGATCATCTACGGCAAGATCCCCTCCATGGTGGTGGACCGTTGCGGATGCTCGTGA